One window of the Eriocheir sinensis breed Jianghai 21 chromosome 59, ASM2467909v1, whole genome shotgun sequence genome contains the following:
- the LOC126985220 gene encoding facilitated trehalose transporter Tret1-2 homolog isoform X1 — translation MEGAEGEARERRPQGGGEGEGGGGAGGGEGGGEPSHPSEGHEDKASSGKGYVIYQGMAALSVGLGNMMASMAMGYTSPALPSMRADPSIEITTEEESWVGAVMPLAALFGSVVAGPLVDKFGRRFTLMHLNWPYCLSWILIASAGGVGGVVSGRVLGGMCVGVQAVVGSVFMPEMIQLEFRQVFVAFPAFFGNLGMLVSFALGQALSWRGLARLGASLSLLPVPLLLLLPETPQHLTRTGQREASVRALRQMRASGSAADRAQKEIEAGAASRAGQQQEVSALELARAPNLWPVGVAMGLMVAQQTTGITAVVFFASTILAAAGEGLAASASVFLGAINMLGTVVGIYCVAKMKRRDSLLLSTYGVVGALLVLAAFFWAREAGGAAMQLANSLYLMPVVALVAYMLCFAVGWGPVPWVFLGEGMPSQVRGKAAATVVAVNWASAFVVTKTFGWSLATLGSAATFLSYAAFTAAAAALLRPAMPETFGRSTPEMDKIYRDAAGKKQQ, via the exons ATGGAAGGCGCGGAGGGAGAGGCGAGAGAGCGGCGGccacagggaggaggagaaggggaaggaggaggaggagcaggaggaggagaaggaggaggtgagccTTCACATCCATCTGAAGGACACGAGGACAAGGCTTCGTCAGGAAAAGGTTACGTCATATAccag GGCATGGCAGCGCTCTCCGTGGGCCTGGGTAACATGATGGCGTCTATGGCTATGGGCTACACCTCCCCTGCCCTGCCGTCTATGAGAGCTGACCCGAGTATTGAGATCACCACGGAGGAG GAGTCGTGGGTAGGCGCCGTCATGCCCCTAGCGGCCCTCTTCGGCAGCGTGGTCGCGGGGCCTTTGGTGGACAAGTTCGGGCGACGCTTCACACTCATGCACCTCAACTGGCCTTACTGTTTGT CCTGGATCCTCATAGCCAGTGCCGGGGGCGTGGGCGGCGTTGTGTCCGGGCGCGTGCTCGGCGGCATGTGTGTAGGTGTTCAGGCGGTGGTGGGTTCTGTCTTCATGCCGGAGATGATTCAGCTGGAGTTCCGTCAAGTGTTCGTCGCCTTCCCCGCCTTCTTCGGCAACCTGG GCATGCTGGTGAGCTTCGCGCTGGGGCAGGCCTTGTCGTGGCGGGGCCTGGCGCGCCTGGGGGCCAGCCTGTCCCTGCTGCCCGTgccgctgttgctgctgctgcccgaGACGCCCCAGCACCTCACCCGCACAG GGCAGCGGGAGGCGTCCGTCAGGGCCCTGCGCCAGATGAGGGCGTCGGGCTCGGCCGCTGATCGAGCGCAGAAGGAGATTGAGGCGGGCGCGGCCAGCAGGgccgggcagcagcaggaggtgagCGCGTTGGAGCTGGCCCGCGCGCCGAACCTGTGGCCGGTGGGCGTGGCCATGGGGCTGATGGTGGCCCAGCAGACCACGGGCATCACCGCCGTGGTGTTCTTCGCCTCCACCATCCTGGCGGCGGCCGGGGAGGGCCTCGCCGCCAGCGCCTCCGTCTTTTTGGGCGCCATCAACATGCTCGGCACCGTCGTCGGCATCTACTGCGTCGCCAAGATGAAGCGGCGAGACAGTCTGCTGCTGTCCACCTACGGCGTGGTGGGGGCGCTGCTGGTGCTGGCCGCCTTCTTCTGGGCCAGGGAGGCGGGGGGCGCCGCGATGCAGCTGGCAAAcag TCTGTACCTGATGCCCGTGGTGGCCCTGGTGGCCTACATGCTGTGTTTCGCCGTGGGCTGGGGACCCGTGCCCTGGGTGTTCCTGGGGGAGGGCATGCCCAGCCAGGTGCGGGGCAAGGCCGCCGCCACGGTGGTGGCCGTCAACTGGGCCTCCGCCTTCGTGGTCACCAAGACTTTCGGCTGGAGCCTCGCCACGCTGGGCTCCGCTGCCACCTTCCTCTCCTACGCCgccttcaccgccgccgccgccgccctgctgCGGCCCGCCATGCCTGAGACCTTCGGCCGCTCCACGCCGGAGATGGACAAGATCTACAGAGACGCCGCCGGCAAGAAGCAGCAATAA
- the LOC126985220 gene encoding facilitated trehalose transporter Tret1-2 homolog isoform X2 gives MAALSVGLGNMMASMAMGYTSPALPSMRADPSIEITTEEESWVGAVMPLAALFGSVVAGPLVDKFGRRFTLMHLNWPYCLSWILIASAGGVGGVVSGRVLGGMCVGVQAVVGSVFMPEMIQLEFRQVFVAFPAFFGNLGMLVSFALGQALSWRGLARLGASLSLLPVPLLLLLPETPQHLTRTGQREASVRALRQMRASGSAADRAQKEIEAGAASRAGQQQEVSALELARAPNLWPVGVAMGLMVAQQTTGITAVVFFASTILAAAGEGLAASASVFLGAINMLGTVVGIYCVAKMKRRDSLLLSTYGVVGALLVLAAFFWAREAGGAAMQLANSLYLMPVVALVAYMLCFAVGWGPVPWVFLGEGMPSQVRGKAAATVVAVNWASAFVVTKTFGWSLATLGSAATFLSYAAFTAAAAALLRPAMPETFGRSTPEMDKIYRDAAGKKQQ, from the exons ATGGCAGCGCTCTCCGTGGGCCTGGGTAACATGATGGCGTCTATGGCTATGGGCTACACCTCCCCTGCCCTGCCGTCTATGAGAGCTGACCCGAGTATTGAGATCACCACGGAGGAG GAGTCGTGGGTAGGCGCCGTCATGCCCCTAGCGGCCCTCTTCGGCAGCGTGGTCGCGGGGCCTTTGGTGGACAAGTTCGGGCGACGCTTCACACTCATGCACCTCAACTGGCCTTACTGTTTGT CCTGGATCCTCATAGCCAGTGCCGGGGGCGTGGGCGGCGTTGTGTCCGGGCGCGTGCTCGGCGGCATGTGTGTAGGTGTTCAGGCGGTGGTGGGTTCTGTCTTCATGCCGGAGATGATTCAGCTGGAGTTCCGTCAAGTGTTCGTCGCCTTCCCCGCCTTCTTCGGCAACCTGG GCATGCTGGTGAGCTTCGCGCTGGGGCAGGCCTTGTCGTGGCGGGGCCTGGCGCGCCTGGGGGCCAGCCTGTCCCTGCTGCCCGTgccgctgttgctgctgctgcccgaGACGCCCCAGCACCTCACCCGCACAG GGCAGCGGGAGGCGTCCGTCAGGGCCCTGCGCCAGATGAGGGCGTCGGGCTCGGCCGCTGATCGAGCGCAGAAGGAGATTGAGGCGGGCGCGGCCAGCAGGgccgggcagcagcaggaggtgagCGCGTTGGAGCTGGCCCGCGCGCCGAACCTGTGGCCGGTGGGCGTGGCCATGGGGCTGATGGTGGCCCAGCAGACCACGGGCATCACCGCCGTGGTGTTCTTCGCCTCCACCATCCTGGCGGCGGCCGGGGAGGGCCTCGCCGCCAGCGCCTCCGTCTTTTTGGGCGCCATCAACATGCTCGGCACCGTCGTCGGCATCTACTGCGTCGCCAAGATGAAGCGGCGAGACAGTCTGCTGCTGTCCACCTACGGCGTGGTGGGGGCGCTGCTGGTGCTGGCCGCCTTCTTCTGGGCCAGGGAGGCGGGGGGCGCCGCGATGCAGCTGGCAAAcag TCTGTACCTGATGCCCGTGGTGGCCCTGGTGGCCTACATGCTGTGTTTCGCCGTGGGCTGGGGACCCGTGCCCTGGGTGTTCCTGGGGGAGGGCATGCCCAGCCAGGTGCGGGGCAAGGCCGCCGCCACGGTGGTGGCCGTCAACTGGGCCTCCGCCTTCGTGGTCACCAAGACTTTCGGCTGGAGCCTCGCCACGCTGGGCTCCGCTGCCACCTTCCTCTCCTACGCCgccttcaccgccgccgccgccgccctgctgCGGCCCGCCATGCCTGAGACCTTCGGCCGCTCCACGCCGGAGATGGACAAGATCTACAGAGACGCCGCCGGCAAGAAGCAGCAATAA